The following coding sequences lie in one Halarsenatibacter silvermanii genomic window:
- a CDS encoding NAD(P)-dependent alcohol dehydrogenase, producing the protein MKSKMREETLKTATKVKSFAMKEVGEVGWIEKPKPDCGPYDALIRPLAVAPCTSDIHTVYSGAIGERNNMVLGHEAVGEIVETGDKVEDFAAGDKVIVPAITPDWHSRDIQDRGHQHSGGMLQGFRFANVKDGVFREVFHVNQADLNLAHLSPEISMESALMLTDMVTTGMHGVELAEIGNGDTVVVLGIGPVGLMAIAGAAINGASRIFAVGSRQVCVEAAKRYGMTDHINYRDGDTVEQIMESTDGKEVDCTIVAGGGQDILKQAVELTRPGGTISNLVYFDEGKELPLPRFEWGNGMAHKDIRGGLCPGGRVRMEKLSRLVEYGRLDPSHLITHRLYGLEGIEDAFKLMKEKPRDMIKPVVMVE; encoded by the coding sequence ATGAAATCCAAGATGAGAGAGGAGACGCTGAAGACTGCTACAAAAGTTAAGAGCTTTGCCATGAAAGAGGTCGGTGAGGTGGGCTGGATTGAAAAGCCCAAACCCGACTGTGGACCTTATGATGCCCTGATCAGACCGCTGGCTGTAGCCCCCTGCACTTCGGATATCCACACCGTTTATTCCGGAGCTATAGGTGAAAGAAATAATATGGTCTTAGGTCATGAAGCGGTGGGCGAAATTGTGGAAACCGGAGACAAAGTAGAGGATTTTGCAGCAGGTGATAAGGTGATAGTTCCCGCCATAACGCCGGACTGGCACAGCCGGGATATTCAGGATAGGGGACATCAGCACTCCGGAGGTATGCTGCAGGGCTTCAGATTTGCCAATGTAAAGGACGGGGTCTTCCGGGAGGTCTTTCATGTGAATCAGGCCGATCTTAATCTGGCCCATCTTTCCCCGGAGATATCGATGGAATCCGCCCTCATGCTCACAGATATGGTTACTACCGGCATGCATGGTGTTGAGCTGGCCGAGATAGGAAATGGCGATACTGTGGTCGTGCTGGGTATCGGACCTGTAGGACTTATGGCTATAGCCGGAGCTGCTATAAATGGAGCTTCCCGCATATTTGCTGTGGGTTCCAGACAGGTATGTGTTGAAGCTGCTAAAAGATACGGAATGACAGACCATATAAATTATCGTGATGGCGACACAGTCGAACAGATTATGGAGTCCACCGATGGCAAAGAGGTTGACTGCACCATCGTGGCAGGAGGCGGCCAGGATATACTCAAACAGGCTGTAGAGCTGACCAGGCCCGGCGGCACCATATCCAACCTTGTCTACTTCGATGAAGGCAAAGAGCTGCCTCTGCCCCGCTTTGAATGGGGTAACGGTATGGCCCATAAGGATATACGCGGCGGCCTCTGTCCTGGTGGCAGGGTGCGCATGGAAAAACTGAGCCGGCTGGTGGAGTATGGCAGGCTGGACCCCTCGCACCTAATAACACACCGCCTGTACGGATTAGAAGGCATTGAAGATGCTTTTAAGCTCATGAAGGAAAAACCCCGCGATATGATAAAACCCGTCGTAATGGTTGAATAG
- a CDS encoding carbonic anhydrase: protein MEKGVFMTVINCIDGRVQTPVLDWFHENYEVDHVDMITEPGPNLILAKNEDQKTVESIKERVKVSTEEHNSERIAVVGHYDCAANPAGRAGQIEHIKDAVEVVNSWISGADVLGLWVDSDWQVEVVD, encoded by the coding sequence ATGGAAAAGGGAGTTTTTATGACGGTGATTAACTGCATAGACGGCAGGGTACAGACGCCGGTTCTGGACTGGTTTCACGAGAATTACGAAGTTGATCACGTGGATATGATCACCGAACCGGGACCGAATCTCATCCTGGCGAAAAATGAGGATCAAAAAACAGTGGAGTCCATCAAAGAGCGGGTGAAGGTGTCTACTGAAGAACATAATTCTGAAAGAATAGCAGTTGTGGGTCATTATGATTGTGCTGCCAATCCGGCCGGCAGAGCAGGTCAGATTGAACATATTAAAGATGCAGTCGAGGTGGTCAATTCCTGGATATCGGGAGCCGATGTTTTAGGATTGTGGGTCGACAGCGACTGGCAGGTGGAAGTAGTCGATTAA
- a CDS encoding MATE family efflux transporter: protein MAEHLTAAVINTGIVILLAPYAVSIFSEDAATLAFAAGFLRALCLVAPLLTFYRVISGHLTGAGDTAGTGDYGNFCGTVCGLRFMASDKF, encoded by the coding sequence ATTGCAGAGCACTTAACTGCGGCCGTTATAAATACAGGGATTGTGATTTTATTGGCTCCATATGCAGTATCGATTTTCAGCGAAGACGCCGCCACCCTCGCTTTTGCTGCCGGCTTTTTGCGTGCCCTGTGTCTGGTCGCGCCTCTGCTCACATTTTATCGGGTAATATCCGGTCATTTAACCGGGGCCGGCGATACCGCTGGAACTGGGGATTATGGAAATTTTTGTGGGACTGTTTGTGGACTGCGCTTTATGGCTTCTGATAAGTTTTAA
- a CDS encoding ABC transporter ATP-binding protein — protein sequence MELKVDSIDFSYDETLVLEDVSFELKAGEILSIIGPNGSGKSTLIKCINRILDPKKGSLIFNGRDLLNLTREDLARHLGYVPQNESRNFPVTVFDAIMMGRKPYISWKPREKDMEIVSEIIEKLQLEDLCLRDVKRLSGGQRQKVLFGRALAQEPDILLLDEPTSDLDLRHQLEVLELIRQETSRGIAAITAIHDLSLASRYSDKFIMLSEGRVYAAGGREILSSENLQEVYGVEVAVLEHRGEKIIVPESPIA from the coding sequence ATGGAGTTAAAGGTAGATTCTATCGATTTCAGCTACGATGAAACTCTGGTGCTTGAGGATGTAAGCTTTGAGCTCAAAGCAGGTGAAATTTTAAGCATAATCGGTCCCAACGGTTCGGGGAAAAGCACCCTTATCAAGTGCATAAACCGGATTCTTGACCCTAAAAAGGGTTCGCTTATTTTTAACGGCAGAGATTTGCTCAATCTTACCAGAGAAGATCTGGCCCGACACCTGGGCTATGTTCCGCAGAACGAGAGCAGAAATTTTCCCGTTACCGTCTTCGATGCTATCATGATGGGCCGCAAACCTTATATATCCTGGAAGCCCCGCGAAAAAGATATGGAAATAGTTTCGGAGATCATTGAAAAACTGCAGCTGGAAGATCTCTGCCTGCGGGATGTGAAAAGACTGAGCGGAGGTCAGCGCCAGAAGGTTCTTTTTGGGAGAGCTTTAGCCCAGGAGCCGGATATTCTTCTCCTCGATGAACCGACCAGCGATCTGGATCTTCGCCATCAGCTGGAGGTTTTGGAGTTGATCCGCCAGGAGACCAGCCGGGGGATAGCGGCGATCACGGCAATCCATGATCTGAGTCTTGCCTCTCGTTACAGCGATAAGTTTATAATGCTCTCAGAAGGCCGTGTTTATGCTGCTGGCGGCCGGGAAATTCTTTCATCTGAAAATCTTCAGGAAGTTTACGGGGTAGAAGTGGCTGTACTCGAACATCGGGGAGAGAAGATAATTGTTCCGGAAAGTCCTATCGCCTGA